From a single Notolabrus celidotus isolate fNotCel1 chromosome 7, fNotCel1.pri, whole genome shotgun sequence genomic region:
- the LOC117815992 gene encoding ras-related protein ORAB-1 has protein sequence MNPEYDYLFKLLLIGDSGVGKSCLLLRFADDTYTESYISTIGVDFKIRTIELDGKTIKLQIWDTAGQERFRTITSSYYRGAHGIIVVYDVTDQESFNNVKQWLQEIDRYASENVNKLLVGNKCDLTTKKVVDYTTAKEFADNLGIPFLETSAKSATNVEQAFMTMAAEIKKRMGPGATAGSSEKSNVKIQSKPVNTSSGGCC, from the exons ATGAATCCAGAATA tGACTATTTATTCAAGCTGCTCCTGATCGGTGATTCTGGCGTGGGAAAGTCTTGTCTCCTTCTCCGGTTTGCA GATGACACGTACACAGAGAGCTACATCAGTACCATCGGTGTGGACTTCAAGATCAGGACCATCGAGCTGGACGGGAAGACCATAAAACTGCAGATT TGGGACACAGCTGGTCAGGAACGGTTCCGCACCATCACCTCCAGTTACTACAGAGGAGCTCACGGCATCATCGTGGTTTACGATGTGACGGATCAG GAGTCCTTCAATAACGTCAAACAATGGCTACAGGAGATCGACCGCTACGCCAGCGAGAACGTCAATAAGCTGCTAGTAGGCAACAAGTGTGACCTCACAACGAAGAAGGTGGTGGACTACACCACGGCTAAG GAATTTGCTGACAACCTGGGGATCCCCTTCCTGGAGACCAGCGCCAAGAGCGCCACCAACGTGGAGCAAGCCTTCATGACCATGGCCGCCGAGATCAAGAAGAGGATGGGCCCCGGGGCCACGGCCGGTTCCTCGGAGAAGTCCAACGTGAAGATCCAGAGCAAGCCGGTCAACACCTCGTCCGGAGGCTGCTGCTGA
- the LOC117816076 gene encoding SERTA domain-containing protein 2-like yields the protein MWFMLGNGVKRKLGDDEDGSEGDLHPLAAGGVSQASFTLQRQTVLNMSLMKLYRPLLGTDLRLQRRVLINNIIRSIHDDLRQEGGVGALFFAAGPPVSADRVARQAPPPPSSFSILSSPLLDSCLTPASLLEEDLPMFFTLPPSSSSSSSSPQHPHLHHSPRPPPTPPSPSPSPKDSFSSALEEIEELCPSSLSSRPPSPPPPPRVTSDVIMKEEEEEEEEEEEEGRDLQEEKKRLEKPPPLLPPPAPSSTSSFLTDFTLDDVLFTDIDTSMYDLGPCPPPSGAPPTKMAPMVMSGYGATGGGGQNTAFKMDLAELDHIMEVLVGS from the exons ATGTG GTTCATGTTGGGTAACGGGGTGAAGAGGAAGCTGGGCGATGATGAGGACGGTTCAGAGGGAGACCTTCATCCTCTGGCGGCGGGGGGCGTGTCTCAGGCGTCCTTCACGCTGCAGCGTCAGACCGTCCTCAACATGTCGCTCATGAAGCTGTACCGCCCGCTGCTCGGCACTGACCTCCGCCTGCAGCGCCGCGTCCTCATCAACAACATCATCCGCAGCATCCATGATGACCTGAGACAGGAAGGAGGCGTGGGCGCTCTCTTCTTCGCCGCCGGACCTCCTGTGTCAGCTGACAGAGTGGCCAGACAAGCTCCGCCCCCTCCGTCCTCCTTCAGCATCCTCTCCTCGCCTCTGCTGGACTCCTGCCTGACGCCGGCCTCCCTGCTGGAGGAGGACCTGCCCATGTTCTTCACCCTgccgccctcctcctcctcctcctcctcctccccccaaCACCCCCACCTGCACCACTCCCCAAGACCGCCCCCAACTCCGCCCTCTCCCTCTCCGTCCCCCAAAGACAGCTTCTCCTCCGCTCTGGAGGAGATCGAAGAGCTCTGTCCTTCCTCTTTGTCTTCCagacctccatcacctcctcctcctcctcgggtCACGTCTGATGTCAtcatgaaggaggaggaggaagaggaggaagaggaggaagaggaggggcgGGACttacaggaggagaagaagaggctgGAGAaacctcctccactcctccctcctcccgctccgtcctccacctcctccttcctcaCAGACTTCACGTTGGACGACGTCCTTTTCACAGACATTGACACGTCCATGTACGACCTCGGGCCCTGCCCGCCCCCTTCAGGAGCTCCGCCCACAAAGATGGCTCCCATGGTGATGTCTGGGTATGGAGCGACAGGGGGCGGGGGTCAGAACACGGCTTTTAAAATGGACCTGGCAGAGCTGGACCACATCATGGAGGTCCTGGTCGGCAGCTGA